The nucleotide sequence CCAGCCTGGGATATGGGGGTGGGAATGTCCAGAGGTCCCTAAGCTCAGGGTTGGGAAGGGGGATGTCTTAAGCTGggcctgctgggggaggggggccacCCAGCATGGGTCCTACTGCCTGCTTATGCCCCCCTAGCCCACTCttgctccctgccctgcccccacccccaggccccagcccaccCCTTACACGGCTCCCCTTACAGCTGCTTTGGGCTGGGCTGGAGCTGGATGTCATAGGGCAGCTGCACATCCAGGACGAGGAACTGGCGTCCACACGCCCAGGCCGCCGACTCAGGCTCCTCCTGCAGCACCACGTGCCCAGTGACTTGGAGGGTGCTAAGCAGCGGCTGCAGCAGTTCCAGGACCTGCGGAAAGGGCCTCCTCTTAGCCCTTGGGACTTTGAACACCTGCTCCTCACAAGCCTGTCCTGTGTCTACCGGCTCCATAAGGCTAGTGAGGCTGAGGAAAGAGGTCGCTGGGCCCAGGTCTTCGCCCTGCTGGCACAGGAAACACTCTGGGACCTATGCAAGGGTTTCTGCCCCCAGGGGCAGCCCCCTTCTCTGGGACCCTGGGCCTTGATCCTTGACCcctttccctgaccctccccaactcccaccccAAGCCAGACCCACCCTGGGCAGTGTTCTTTCCACTGTGTTCAGGTCTCTGGCCTTGGATTGTACCCTGGAACCCACTTTACCCCCTTCCCCATTTTCTTCCCTGAGCCCTGGCAGGCTAAGAGCCTGGGTCTCAGGCAGCAGGCACAGACtcgcgggtgtgtgtgtgtgtgtgtgtgtgtgtgtgtgtgtgttggggtcaGGGTTTTTTAAGTCCAACCAGTGCTCGGAGTCCCTGAGCCCCAAGTTCCCCATTTGGACTAGCCATAGACTAGACATCTTTAGTCCTGTCTgttggaggaggagaggaggaaagcagGTGGAGAAACATTACCTTTTCTGGAGGGGGCGGGTGGAGACAGGGAAGCGGATATTTTTTGGTCCATCTCAACAAGGCTCAAATGAACACCTCGAGTGGGGAGTGAGGCTGTGAGGGCAGAGACAAGCTGAGGCTGGCTAGTGTAGTCCTGATCCTGTGTAGCTATTCCATTAAATGTTCTGTTCTGGCCTCCTGGAGCCTGTGTCCTTCTATGCCAGAGTAAGTTGTTTAACCCTTGTCCTGGGCAAAACACCCTCCCTGTCCTGGGAAGGGAGGTGTTGGGGCAACCAGGTATCAACTCATTCCTCACACGCCCTGCTAGAAGAAGGAATGTTCTGTTTCCTTGAATCCCATCCTCCCAGAAAGTTAGCAGGGTGTGGCCCCTTGTCACAAGAAGGAACCAGCCAGACCCTAAGAATGACGTCGTAGATCAGTGGGAAGGAGTTACAAGGATTTGAAGGGGAGGCCCGCAAGGGGTCGGGTGAATAGGGTTCAGTTTAATCAAATTCCCATCTCCTCGCCCTCCCAGCGCCTGACCAAACCCTGCCTTCTGCCCTCCGACT is from Neofelis nebulosa isolate mNeoNeb1 chromosome 10, mNeoNeb1.pri, whole genome shotgun sequence and encodes:
- the FAM180B gene encoding protein FAM180B, encoding MGWKGPGKSEPAPPCLALKADTQNRKRLSRLQWKVGAAVCGRRMQEQRAAGERKTQRTWWGTARTMQFLDWLIVATCLLPGVTATQHYPGQPMNRASVGGGLQEPEAPEVMFELLWAGLELDVIGQLHIQDEELASTRPGRRLRLLLQHHVPSDLEGAKQRLQQFQDLRKGPPLSPWDFEHLLLTSLSCVYRLHKASEAEERGRWAQVFALLAQETLWDLCKGFCPQGQPPSLGPWALILDPFP